In a genomic window of Vicia villosa cultivar HV-30 ecotype Madison, WI unplaced genomic scaffold, Vvil1.0 ctg.000236F_1_1_2_unsc, whole genome shotgun sequence:
- the LOC131625770 gene encoding receptor-like serine/threonine-protein kinase ALE2 produces the protein MCVQPEVSDRPFMGEVVQALKLVCNECDEAKEAGSTSSSKDDLSSDFNAASEQQSNNFQSHFTAGNYDFGVDIENELSTSEIFSSSARFGRQVSGSFRRHSYSGPLRTVRSKRLWQII, from the coding sequence ATGTGTGTACAACCAGAGGTTTCAGATCGTCCTTTCATGGGCGAGGTTGTTCAGGCTTTAAAACTTGTGTGTAATGAATGTGATGAAGCAAAAGAGGCAGGTTCAACAAGTTCTAGCAAAGACGATTTATCTTCTGATTTCAATGCTGCTTCTGAACAACAATCCAATAATTTCCAAAGCCATTTCACAGCGGGTAACTATGATTTCGGAGTTGATATCGAAAATGAATTGTCAACGTCAGAGATATTCAGCTCATCAGCAAGATTTGGAAGGCAAGTATCTGGATCATTTAGAAGACATTCATATTCCGGTCCTCTAAGAACTGTAAGAAGCAAGCGGTTATGGCAGATAATTTGA